The following proteins are encoded in a genomic region of Danio rerio strain Tuebingen ecotype United States chromosome 16, GRCz12tu, whole genome shotgun sequence:
- the scxb gene encoding basic helix-loop-helix transcription factor scleraxis yields the protein MSFAMVRPTPGHYLCSEINMHSEDDDNGSEGSGSEDKSFRTSSHGYGSFKLGVRKKRYSCRPLAIPTELCTPITEVRQRNTANARERERTNSVNTAFTALRTLIPTEPADRKLSKIETLRLASSYISHLGNVLLVGEECGDGQPCLRSSGSLFHHHHNVSKSSTPSPDSENSQPRQICTFCLSNQRRLNKDRERKTVLRS from the exons ATGTCTTTTGCGATGGTGCGCCCAACCCCAGGTCATTACTTGTGTTCTGAGATCAACATGCACTCTGAAGATGATGACAACGGCAGCGAGGGTTCTGGATCTGAGGACAAGTCTTTCAGAACGTCCAGCCATGGCTATGGTTCCTTTAAGCTGGGTGTACGCAAGAAGAGGTACAGCTGCCGGCCGTTAGCAATTCCCACTGAACTCTGTACTCCGATCACTGAGGTACGACAGCGAAACACTGCTAACGCCAGAGAGCGAGAACGAACGAACAGTGTGAACACAGCGTTCACTGCTCTGAGGACGCTGATACCTACAGAACCGGCTGACAGGAAGCTCTCCAAGATCGAGACCCTGCGTTTGGCCTCTAGCTACATCTCGCATTTGGGGAATGTCCTGCTGGTTGGAGAGGAGTGTGGAGACGGTCAGCCCTGCCTCAGGAGCTCTGGCTCCTTGTTTCATCACCACCACAACGTCTCCAAGAGCTCAACACCCAGCCCGGACTCTGAAAACTCACAGCCCAGACAGATCTGCACCTTCTGCCTCAGTAACCAGAGACGACTG aACAAAGACAGAGAAAGGAAAACTGTGCTAAGAAGCTAA